A DNA window from Shewanella baltica contains the following coding sequences:
- the lolE gene encoding lipoprotein-releasing ABC transporter permease subunit LolE yields MKGPLALSIGWRFYRARQSNSFISFISFASTAGIALGVAVLIIVLSAMNGFERELEHRLLGVVPQADIVGVSEPIANWQSVAEGALLIEGIRGAAPFIRMQGLVQKPGGFQGLAVVGIDPKEEIKVSTLAQFMSDASWQSLGQDENNIVLGQSLLTKLGLEVGDTLALYVQDLDPEAAGSLRAAKSHRFVVSGAYNLGGELELTTAYIPMQYAAQILNMKSGVTGVRISVDKVFDAPVKVRELGYAQKQSVYISDWTRTQGHLYQDIQLVRTVMYLVLVLVIGVACFNIVSTLVMAVRDKASEIAILMTMGLSRLAVMGIFMVQGALNGLLGCGLGGIIGVSVALNLSAIASTMEQLLGIQLLSADVYFVDFLPSELHGSDAVLVIVMAFVMSLVATLYPAWKASQIAPAQALAGR; encoded by the coding sequence ATGAAAGGACCGTTAGCCTTATCCATTGGTTGGCGTTTTTATCGCGCCCGCCAATCCAACAGCTTTATTAGCTTTATTTCCTTCGCATCGACTGCGGGCATCGCCTTAGGCGTGGCGGTATTGATCATCGTTCTGTCGGCGATGAACGGTTTTGAGCGCGAGTTAGAACATAGATTGCTTGGCGTCGTGCCGCAGGCGGACATAGTTGGCGTGAGTGAGCCTATCGCGAACTGGCAGAGTGTTGCCGAGGGAGCGCTGTTAATTGAAGGTATTCGCGGCGCGGCGCCTTTTATCCGCATGCAAGGTTTAGTGCAAAAGCCCGGCGGTTTTCAAGGTTTAGCCGTGGTGGGGATCGATCCAAAAGAAGAAATCAAGGTCTCGACACTGGCGCAATTTATGAGCGATGCCAGCTGGCAGAGTCTAGGCCAAGATGAGAATAACATCGTCCTTGGGCAGAGTTTGTTGACCAAGTTGGGGCTTGAGGTTGGCGATACGCTGGCCTTATATGTGCAGGATCTGGATCCAGAAGCGGCGGGCAGTTTACGCGCGGCGAAGAGCCATCGTTTTGTGGTGTCTGGCGCCTATAATCTTGGCGGCGAGCTTGAGCTGACTACGGCTTATATTCCTATGCAGTACGCGGCGCAGATTTTGAACATGAAGAGCGGCGTGACTGGCGTGCGTATTAGCGTCGATAAAGTGTTTGATGCGCCCGTCAAAGTGCGCGAGCTTGGTTATGCGCAAAAGCAGTCGGTGTATATCAGTGACTGGACCCGTACCCAAGGGCATTTATATCAAGACATTCAGTTGGTTCGCACAGTCATGTACTTAGTGCTTGTGCTGGTGATTGGTGTCGCTTGCTTTAATATCGTTTCCACCTTAGTGATGGCAGTGCGGGATAAAGCCTCTGAGATTGCGATTTTGATGACTATGGGCCTGAGCCGCCTTGCTGTGATGGGGATTTTCATGGTGCAGGGCGCCTTGAATGGTCTGCTTGGCTGTGGTCTTGGCGGGATTATCGGCGTGAGTGTGGCACTGAATTTAAGTGCGATTGCCAGTACGATGGAGCAGTTACTCGGTATTCAACTGCTGTCAGCCGATGTGTACTTTGTCGATTTTTTACCGTCTGAGTTACATGGCTCAGATGCGGTGTTGGTGATTGTGATGGCGTTTGTGATGAGCTTAGTCGCCACACTCTATCCTGCTTGGAAAGCCAGTCAGATTGCGCCAGCGCAAGCCTTAGCGGGGAGATAA
- the lolD gene encoding lipoprotein-releasing ABC transporter ATP-binding protein LolD, with translation MQDVLLQVQSVSKSYHDGAVTTQVLSNVDLQVFKGEQLAIVGSSGSGKSTLLHIMGTLDEPTAGKVLLLGEDLYQVSSARQAQIRNQDLGFIYQFHHLLPEFTALENVAMPAFIQGKDRKLALADAKALLERVGLGHRMTHIPAELSGGERQRVAIARALINKPKLVLADEPTGNLDANSGDAVYELIRELAEQLGTAFVVVTHDHKLAARMDRQLMMKNGFLQLAAETQV, from the coding sequence ATGCAAGACGTGTTACTGCAAGTGCAGAGTGTCAGTAAGAGTTACCATGATGGCGCCGTGACCACGCAAGTGTTGTCTAATGTTGATCTGCAAGTGTTTAAGGGCGAGCAGTTGGCGATTGTCGGCAGTTCAGGCTCAGGTAAAAGTACCTTGCTGCACATCATGGGCACGTTGGATGAACCAACCGCAGGTAAAGTCTTGCTGTTAGGCGAAGATTTATATCAAGTGTCCAGTGCACGCCAAGCGCAGATCCGTAACCAAGACTTAGGTTTTATCTATCAATTCCATCATTTATTGCCAGAATTTACCGCGCTAGAAAACGTCGCTATGCCAGCGTTTATTCAAGGTAAAGATCGTAAGCTGGCGCTCGCCGATGCTAAAGCCTTGTTGGAGCGGGTCGGGTTAGGGCATCGCATGACGCACATTCCTGCCGAGCTATCTGGCGGCGAACGTCAACGTGTGGCTATCGCAAGGGCCTTGATTAATAAACCTAAATTAGTGCTGGCCGATGAACCTACGGGTAACTTAGATGCCAACAGTGGCGATGCGGTTTATGAGTTGATCCGCGAACTCGCCGAACAACTGGGTACGGCGTTTGTGGTGGTGACCCATGATCATAAATTGGCCGCCCGTATGGATCGTCAACTGATGATGAAGAACGGCTTCCTGCAATTAGCGGCGGAAACCCAAGTATGA
- the trmJ gene encoding tRNA (cytosine(32)/uridine(32)-2'-O)-methyltransferase TrmJ, giving the protein MLSNIRVVLVGTSHPGNIGSTARAMKTMGLSNLYLAEPRVEPDGHSIALAAGASDILKHLVKVDSLAEAIADCSLVIATSARSRTLDWPMLEPREAGVRLATEALKGPVAIVFGRENHGLSNEELQQCTYHVAIPANPEYSSLNLAQAVQIICYETRVAHLAQKEVAEEELTEYPLAADQERFFAHLETTLLSTGFIIKNHPGQVMMKLRRLFSRARIESQEMNILRGILTSIEKVTGSKDK; this is encoded by the coding sequence ATGCTAAGTAATATTCGAGTGGTTTTAGTGGGGACTTCGCACCCCGGCAATATTGGTTCCACTGCCAGAGCGATGAAGACTATGGGTCTGTCAAATCTGTACCTTGCAGAACCGCGTGTTGAACCCGATGGGCATTCCATTGCATTAGCCGCGGGTGCATCGGATATTCTGAAACATCTTGTGAAAGTGGATTCACTCGCTGAAGCGATTGCCGATTGCAGTCTCGTGATTGCAACCAGCGCGCGCAGTCGCACCTTAGATTGGCCGATGTTAGAGCCAAGAGAAGCAGGAGTGAGATTAGCGACAGAGGCACTTAAAGGCCCCGTGGCAATCGTGTTTGGCCGTGAGAACCACGGGTTGAGCAATGAAGAGTTGCAACAGTGCACTTATCATGTGGCGATTCCTGCAAATCCTGAATACAGCTCGCTCAATCTTGCGCAAGCCGTACAAATCATTTGTTATGAAACCCGTGTTGCCCACCTCGCACAAAAAGAAGTGGCCGAAGAAGAGCTGACTGAGTATCCCTTGGCCGCCGATCAGGAACGTTTCTTTGCACACCTTGAGACGACACTGCTATCAACCGGATTTATCATTAAGAATCATCCCGGACAAGTGATGATGAAACTGCGCCGCTTGTTTAGCCGCGCACGGATTGAGAGTCAGGAGATGAATATCCTCAGGGGTATTTTGACCTCTATTGAGAAAGTGACGGGTTCTAAAGACAAATAG
- the mfd gene encoding transcription-repair coupling factor codes for MTHISALTPPAVKNGNQIQTLSTVGGVCQAVTLASLARQHKGTTLVVTSDTPSALSLELELSYLLSKTGIKVRLFPDRETLPYDSFSPHQDLISQRLETLSQLSQIEQNIVIVPVTTLMMRLPPKAYLSANVFVLKKGDSYKLHDVRQHLTDTGYHSVEQVYEHGEFAIRGSILDIFPTGMNMPLRIELFDEEVETIRHFDPETQRSLQPVDSIRLLPAKEFPTDSSAIEGFRQRYRRRFEVIVKEPESVYQLVSRSLMPAGIENYLPLFFDDTATLFDYLPKDTQLVTLGDIEKSARAHLQEVEHRYQDRRVDPLRPLLAPKELYLLIEELFAAFKPLPRYQMHVPTDGTETTKAVVIAASPLPDISANHKLKQPLLALQDYASSAKRMLFSAESEGRREALLELLAKIQLKPVLFNHFDEFIQSDAKLGLIVSPLSRGCLLQISAKDGISIICETELFGHRISQQRRREKQRQISNDALIKNLAELKVGQPIVHLEHGVALYKGLVTLDTGGLVAEYLQLEYAGGDKLYVPVSSLHLISRYSVGADEDAHLNKLGNETWAKAKKKAIEKIRDVAAELLDVYARRQSRPGESCEIDEDEYAQFARGFPFEETVDQESAIIAVLADMQSPTAMDRLVCGDVGFGKTEVAMRAAFVAVNAGKQVVVLVPTTLLAQQHYENFKDRFADWPVVTEVMSRFRTAKEQTQVLQQLEEGKVDIVIGTHKLLQSEAKFENLGLLIIDEEHRFGVRQKEKIKALRANVDILTLTATPIPRTLNMAMSGMRDLSIIATPPAKRLAVKTFVRESDPATVREAILREILRGGQVYYLHNNVESIEKCAQGIIDLLPEARVVVAHGQMRERDLERVMSDFYHQRFNVLVCTTIIETGIDVPSANTIIIERADTFGLAQLHQLRGRVGRSHHQAYAYLMTPHPKRMTPDARKRLEAIDALEDLGAGFMLATQDLEIRGAGELLGDEQSGHISKIGFSLYMEMLEAAVKALKQGKEPSLAQMLNQQCEIELRIPALLPEAYVSDVNIRLSLYKRIAGCETEAALDELKVELIDRFGLLPEPTRNLMEMTLYKHEATRLGATKIEVHSKGGSIEFSHDHVIDPMFIIGLLQSQPQIYRMEGPNKLKFSLAAETSKDRLALVKLLLEQLSQHRLGDNK; via the coding sequence ATGACTCACATATCAGCCCTAACGCCGCCAGCCGTCAAAAATGGCAATCAAATTCAGACTCTGTCCACTGTGGGCGGCGTTTGCCAAGCCGTTACACTCGCCAGTTTAGCGCGTCAACACAAGGGGACGACCTTAGTTGTCACCAGTGATACGCCGAGCGCCTTAAGCTTAGAGCTAGAGCTGAGTTATTTGCTCAGTAAAACAGGCATTAAGGTCAGATTATTCCCTGACCGCGAAACCTTGCCCTACGACAGTTTTTCGCCCCATCAGGATTTGATCTCCCAGCGACTCGAAACCCTGTCGCAGTTGTCTCAAATTGAGCAAAACATCGTTATCGTGCCGGTCACGACCTTAATGATGCGCCTGCCACCTAAGGCCTATTTGAGCGCCAACGTGTTTGTGCTGAAAAAAGGCGATAGCTACAAGTTACACGATGTACGCCAGCATTTAACCGACACTGGCTACCATTCAGTTGAGCAAGTGTATGAACACGGCGAGTTTGCCATTCGCGGCTCGATTCTGGATATCTTCCCCACTGGGATGAATATGCCGCTGCGCATCGAGCTATTCGATGAAGAAGTGGAGACCATCCGCCATTTTGATCCCGAAACCCAACGTTCATTGCAACCTGTTGACTCGATTCGCTTATTGCCCGCGAAGGAATTTCCGACCGACAGCTCTGCCATCGAAGGCTTTAGACAAAGATACCGTCGCCGTTTTGAGGTCATAGTTAAAGAGCCGGAATCAGTTTATCAGCTGGTGAGCCGCAGCTTGATGCCGGCGGGGATTGAAAACTACCTGCCGCTGTTTTTTGATGACACAGCGACCCTATTCGATTACTTGCCCAAGGACACTCAGTTAGTCACTTTAGGGGATATCGAAAAGTCGGCGCGCGCGCATTTGCAAGAAGTCGAACATCGCTATCAAGACAGACGAGTCGATCCACTGCGGCCGCTACTGGCGCCTAAAGAGCTGTATTTACTCATTGAAGAGTTATTTGCCGCCTTTAAACCGCTGCCACGTTATCAAATGCACGTGCCGACAGATGGCACTGAAACGACAAAAGCTGTGGTGATTGCTGCCAGCCCCCTGCCCGATATCAGCGCCAACCATAAATTAAAGCAACCACTGTTAGCGCTGCAAGATTACGCCAGCAGCGCCAAACGCATGTTGTTTAGCGCTGAGTCCGAGGGTCGCCGCGAAGCGCTGCTTGAATTGCTCGCTAAAATTCAGCTTAAACCTGTGCTATTTAACCATTTTGATGAATTTATTCAAAGTGATGCCAAGTTAGGCCTTATCGTGTCGCCGCTGTCACGCGGTTGTTTGCTGCAGATCAGCGCCAAAGATGGCATCAGTATCATTTGTGAAACTGAGCTCTTCGGCCATCGAATTTCCCAGCAACGTCGCCGTGAAAAACAGCGTCAGATCAGTAACGATGCCCTGATTAAAAACTTGGCCGAACTCAAAGTCGGTCAGCCCATTGTGCATTTAGAACACGGTGTTGCCCTCTATAAAGGCTTAGTCACCCTAGATACGGGTGGACTGGTCGCCGAATACCTGCAATTGGAATACGCCGGCGGCGATAAACTGTATGTGCCAGTGTCTTCATTGCACCTTATCAGCCGCTACAGTGTTGGCGCCGACGAAGACGCCCACTTAAATAAACTCGGCAATGAGACGTGGGCTAAAGCCAAGAAAAAAGCCATTGAAAAAATCCGCGATGTTGCGGCCGAGCTGCTTGATGTCTATGCCCGTCGCCAATCTCGTCCCGGCGAAAGCTGCGAGATTGACGAAGATGAATACGCCCAATTCGCTCGCGGTTTCCCCTTCGAGGAAACCGTCGATCAAGAAAGCGCCATCATCGCCGTGTTAGCCGATATGCAATCGCCAACAGCAATGGACAGATTAGTCTGTGGCGATGTGGGCTTTGGTAAAACCGAAGTCGCCATGCGCGCCGCCTTTGTGGCCGTCAACGCCGGTAAACAAGTGGTCGTGCTGGTCCCGACCACATTGCTTGCCCAGCAACACTATGAAAACTTTAAAGACAGATTTGCCGACTGGCCTGTGGTCACCGAAGTGATGTCACGCTTTCGCACCGCCAAAGAGCAGACTCAAGTGCTGCAGCAATTGGAAGAAGGCAAAGTCGATATCGTTATCGGTACTCACAAGTTATTGCAATCTGAGGCCAAGTTTGAAAACTTAGGCCTGCTGATCATCGACGAAGAACACAGATTCGGTGTGCGTCAGAAAGAGAAAATCAAGGCACTGCGTGCGAACGTGGATATCCTAACTCTGACGGCAACGCCTATTCCACGGACCTTAAATATGGCCATGTCGGGCATGCGCGATTTATCGATTATCGCCACCCCGCCCGCCAAACGTTTAGCGGTAAAAACCTTTGTGCGGGAATCCGATCCTGCAACCGTGCGCGAGGCCATTTTGCGGGAAATTCTCCGTGGCGGCCAAGTGTATTACCTGCACAATAATGTTGAAAGTATTGAGAAATGTGCCCAAGGTATTATCGATTTACTGCCAGAAGCGCGGGTAGTCGTCGCCCACGGTCAAATGCGTGAGCGCGACCTTGAGCGGGTGATGTCTGACTTTTATCACCAAAGATTCAACGTGTTAGTCTGTACCACTATTATCGAAACTGGTATCGACGTTCCGAGTGCCAACACCATTATTATCGAGCGCGCCGATACCTTTGGTCTGGCGCAGTTACACCAATTACGCGGCCGCGTCGGACGCTCGCACCATCAGGCTTATGCCTATTTGATGACGCCGCATCCTAAACGTATGACTCCCGATGCGCGTAAGCGTTTAGAAGCCATTGATGCCCTTGAAGATCTCGGTGCAGGCTTTATGCTCGCGACCCAAGATTTGGAGATCCGCGGTGCAGGTGAACTCTTAGGTGATGAGCAGAGCGGCCATATTTCGAAAATTGGTTTTAGCTTATACATGGAAATGCTCGAAGCGGCAGTCAAAGCCTTAAAACAAGGCAAAGAGCCATCGCTGGCGCAAATGCTGAATCAACAATGTGAAATTGAACTGCGTATCCCTGCCCTACTGCCTGAGGCCTATGTGAGCGACGTGAATATTCGTCTATCGCTCTATAAACGCATCGCAGGTTGCGAAACCGAAGCGGCGCTGGATGAGTTAAAAGTCGAATTAATCGACCGTTTTGGCCTATTGCCCGAACCGACGCGCAACTTAATGGAAATGACCCTCTATAAACATGAGGCGACTCGCTTAGGGGCGACTAAAATAGAAGTGCACAGTAAAGGTGGCAGCATCGAATTTAGTCATGATCACGTCATCGATCCTATGTTTATTATTGGATTACTCCAAAGCCAGCCACAAATCTATCGAATGGAAGGACCGAATAAGTTAAAGTTCAGCCTTGCGGCCGAAACCAGCAAAGACAGGCTCGCTTTAGTGAAACTCTTGCTCGAACAATTATCGCAACATCGTCTTGGAGATAATAAATAG
- the iscR gene encoding Fe-S cluster assembly transcriptional regulator IscR encodes MKLTSKGRYAVTAMLDVAIHSASGPVPLADISERQGISLSYLEQLFAKLRKHGLVASVRGPGGGYRLGLEANDISVGMVVHAVDESVDATRCQGLGNCQSGTRCLTHSLWGDLSKQISDFLDGISLAGLMQKRDVQFISLKQDTMQKEQRVSL; translated from the coding sequence ATGAAACTTACATCAAAAGGTCGTTATGCAGTAACCGCTATGCTAGATGTGGCCATCCACTCGGCATCGGGACCAGTTCCCTTAGCGGACATCTCTGAGAGACAAGGGATTTCGCTTTCCTATCTGGAACAACTCTTCGCTAAGCTAAGAAAACACGGTTTAGTTGCCAGTGTACGTGGACCGGGCGGTGGTTATCGCTTAGGCCTAGAAGCCAATGATATTTCAGTCGGCATGGTTGTCCATGCTGTAGACGAGTCTGTCGATGCGACTCGTTGCCAAGGACTTGGCAATTGTCAGAGTGGAACTCGCTGCTTAACCCATTCACTTTGGGGCGATTTAAGCAAACAAATTTCAGATTTTTTAGATGGTATCAGTCTTGCTGGCTTGATGCAGAAACGAGATGTGCAATTTATCTCGCTTAAGCAAGACACTATGCAAAAGGAACAAAGAGTCAGTTTATAA
- the cysE gene encoding serine O-acetyltransferase — protein MGVIARLKEDIESIYHRDPAARSAFEILVNYPGMHAIWLHRISHKLWKRDWRLTARCLSTFSRWLTGVEIHPGATIGHRFFIDHGMGVVIGETAEIGDDCTLYHGVTLGGTTWQAGKRHPTLANNVVVGAGAKILGPITMHDGARVGSNSVVVKDVPKDTTVVGIPGRVVASPSPQSKEKTERRSAMAKKYGFDAYAVSPDNPDPVANAIGQMLDHMHLMDSKVQELCQAIQGLGGNVCTEKLPELDMGEFNDAEKAAADKRQNAIDEFDPSI, from the coding sequence ATGGGCGTGATAGCTAGGCTAAAAGAAGACATTGAATCTATATATCACCGTGATCCTGCGGCGCGCAGCGCGTTTGAGATCTTGGTTAACTATCCGGGCATGCATGCCATTTGGTTGCATCGGATAAGCCATAAGCTATGGAAGCGCGATTGGCGCTTAACGGCACGTTGTTTATCGACTTTTTCCCGTTGGTTGACGGGTGTAGAAATCCATCCAGGTGCGACCATAGGCCATCGATTTTTTATCGACCATGGTATGGGGGTGGTGATTGGTGAAACGGCTGAGATTGGTGATGATTGCACGCTTTATCACGGTGTAACGCTTGGCGGAACCACATGGCAGGCGGGTAAACGTCACCCGACGTTAGCCAATAACGTGGTGGTGGGCGCGGGGGCAAAAATCCTCGGTCCTATTACCATGCACGACGGTGCGCGTGTGGGTTCAAACTCGGTTGTGGTAAAAGATGTGCCAAAAGATACCACAGTAGTGGGCATTCCTGGGCGCGTGGTGGCATCACCGTCACCGCAATCGAAAGAGAAAACTGAACGCCGTAGCGCGATGGCGAAAAAATACGGTTTTGATGCATACGCAGTATCACCGGATAATCCCGATCCTGTTGCCAATGCGATAGGGCAGATGCTGGATCATATGCATCTGATGGACTCGAAAGTTCAAGAGTTGTGTCAAGCCATCCAAGGGCTGGGTGGTAATGTCTGCACCGAAAAACTCCCAGAGCTGGATATGGGCGAGTTTAATGATGCAGAGAAAGCCGCCGCCGATAAGCGACAAAATGCTATCGATGAGTTTGATCCGAGTATTTAA
- a CDS encoding lipoprotein-releasing ABC transporter permease subunit, translated as MNPGFPFYIGYRYWRARKANAFASFITLFAVSGIFLGVAALIVVSSVMNGLEGQLKQRILGAVPQLTLYSEAPLVDWTKQASALKALPGVLGVTPSVSTQAMVQSAASIRAVQVYGVFPELAEKLSSVAQHTYSGAFEQLTSGDYKVILGSELARQLKVAPGDTVRLLSGDGVVYSPLGPVPSQRKFLVSGIFEMGSQVDAGVAYIHYQDAKRLMRQPSEAIDQLRLYLADPFSAPALAPKVQDILAKQGVKATTSDWRDTYGHLFGAVKMEKNMMSLMLSLIVAVAAFNIVSALVMMVVDKTTDVAVLKTQGVTTPAVMGIFVVQGSLNAVLGLVLGLAVGILITLNLNGIMTTLGISILGVGQSLPVKLELMQLSVIVIGTLLVTLLATLYPALRAANVQPATALRYE; from the coding sequence ATGAATCCAGGATTTCCTTTCTATATTGGTTACCGTTATTGGCGGGCCAGAAAAGCGAACGCGTTCGCGTCGTTCATTACTCTATTTGCCGTTTCGGGCATTTTTTTAGGCGTTGCCGCGCTCATTGTCGTGAGCTCTGTGATGAATGGTCTCGAAGGCCAACTCAAGCAACGTATCTTAGGCGCAGTACCGCAATTAACCCTTTATAGTGAAGCGCCTTTAGTCGATTGGACTAAGCAAGCGAGTGCGCTTAAAGCCTTACCTGGCGTATTAGGCGTGACGCCGAGCGTGTCGACGCAGGCCATGGTGCAATCGGCGGCGAGTATTCGTGCTGTGCAGGTTTATGGCGTGTTCCCCGAGTTAGCGGAAAAGTTATCTTCGGTTGCCCAGCACACTTACTCAGGTGCATTTGAGCAGCTGACGAGCGGCGACTACAAGGTGATTTTGGGCTCTGAGCTGGCAAGGCAACTTAAAGTCGCCCCCGGTGATACGGTGCGATTATTGAGTGGCGATGGTGTGGTGTATTCGCCCTTAGGCCCAGTGCCGAGCCAACGTAAGTTTTTGGTCTCAGGCATTTTTGAAATGGGCTCTCAGGTCGATGCGGGCGTGGCGTATATCCATTATCAAGATGCGAAACGGCTGATGCGTCAACCCAGTGAGGCTATTGATCAGCTCAGACTCTATTTAGCCGATCCCTTTAGCGCACCCGCTTTAGCGCCTAAAGTTCAGGATATATTAGCTAAACAAGGTGTTAAGGCGACAACCAGCGATTGGCGTGATACCTATGGCCACTTGTTTGGCGCGGTCAAAATGGAAAAGAACATGATGTCGCTGATGTTGAGTCTGATTGTGGCCGTGGCCGCATTCAATATCGTCTCGGCGCTGGTCATGATGGTGGTCGATAAAACCACAGATGTGGCGGTACTCAAAACCCAAGGCGTGACCACACCCGCCGTGATGGGCATTTTTGTGGTGCAAGGGTCGCTTAATGCAGTGCTCGGTTTAGTGCTGGGGCTGGCGGTTGGGATACTCATCACCTTGAATCTGAATGGCATTATGACCACCTTAGGGATTTCTATTTTAGGTGTGGGGCAGAGCTTGCCGGTGAAATTGGAGTTGATGCAGTTGTCTGTGATCGTGATTGGTACGCTACTGGTGACCCTGCTGGCGACCTTATATCCCGCACTGCGCGCCGCCAATGTGCAACCCGCGACTGCGCTCAGATATGAGTAA
- the suhB gene encoding inositol-1-monophosphatase encodes MHPMLTIAVRAARAAGQNIMRAYTELDRIEVSSKGINDFVTSVDKEAEATITYQIRKSYPDHTIVGEEKGENRGENNDYVWIVDPLDGTNNFVRGIPHFAISIALQHKGKTEVAVVYDPVREELFTAVRGKGAKLNDFRLRVTNVNELAPTMIGTGFPFKARQHTETYMAIFGEVFGQCADLRRAGSAALDLAYVAAGRLDGFFEIGLKPWDIAAGDLICREAGGTVTDFTGNHNYLISGNIVAGSPKVTTELVKIMRPLLNEALKR; translated from the coding sequence ATGCATCCGATGCTGACGATTGCTGTACGCGCTGCCCGCGCGGCCGGCCAAAATATTATGCGCGCCTATACCGAACTTGACCGTATTGAAGTCAGTTCAAAAGGTATCAACGATTTTGTTACCAGTGTAGACAAGGAAGCAGAAGCGACAATTACTTACCAAATTCGTAAATCTTACCCTGATCACACTATCGTGGGTGAAGAGAAAGGCGAAAACCGCGGTGAGAATAACGACTACGTTTGGATAGTTGACCCTCTGGATGGCACTAACAACTTTGTTAGAGGCATTCCCCACTTCGCGATTTCTATCGCTCTGCAACATAAAGGTAAAACTGAAGTTGCGGTTGTTTACGATCCTGTCCGTGAAGAACTCTTTACCGCCGTCCGTGGTAAAGGCGCAAAACTCAATGATTTCCGTCTGCGTGTTACCAACGTGAATGAATTAGCGCCTACCATGATTGGTACTGGCTTCCCATTCAAGGCGCGTCAACACACTGAAACTTACATGGCTATTTTCGGCGAAGTCTTCGGCCAATGTGCTGACTTACGTCGTGCAGGTTCTGCCGCATTAGATTTAGCCTATGTTGCCGCGGGTCGTTTAGACGGTTTCTTCGAAATCGGCTTAAAGCCATGGGATATCGCTGCAGGCGATCTTATCTGCCGCGAAGCGGGCGGTACGGTTACCGATTTCACTGGCAACCATAACTATTTGATTTCTGGTAACATCGTTGCAGGTTCACCTAAAGTGACCACAGAACTAGTTAAAATCATGCGTCCATTATTGAACGAAGCATTAAAGCGTTAA
- a CDS encoding IscS subfamily cysteine desulfurase, translating into MKLPIYLDYAATTPVDPRVAEKMFQCMTMDGIFGNPASRSHRYGWQAEEAVDIARNQIAELINADHREIVFTSGATESNNLAIKGVAHFYHKKGKHIITSKTEHKAVLDTCRQLEREGFEVTYLEPAANGIIPMERLEAAMRDDTILVSIMHVNNEIGVIHDIDAIGELCRSKGIIFHMDAAQSAGKVPIDVQATKVDLISISGHKMYGPKGIGALYVRRKPRIRLEAQMHGGGHERGMRSGTLPTHQIVGLGEAAAIAKAEMASDDARIGALRDKLWNGIKHIEETYINGDAIERVSGSLNVSFNYVEGESLMMALKDLAVSSGSACTSASLEPSYVLRALGLNDEMAHSSIRFSIGRFTTEEEIDHAIEVITQSIDKLREMSPLWEMFKDGIDLNQVQWAHH; encoded by the coding sequence ATGAAGCTTCCTATCTATTTAGATTATGCCGCCACCACGCCTGTTGATCCAAGAGTCGCGGAAAAGATGTTCCAATGCATGACAATGGACGGCATCTTTGGTAATCCAGCCTCACGTTCACATCGCTACGGCTGGCAAGCTGAAGAAGCGGTGGATATTGCTCGCAATCAAATTGCCGAGTTAATTAACGCCGATCACCGCGAAATTGTGTTTACCTCTGGCGCTACGGAATCGAACAACTTAGCGATTAAAGGTGTTGCTCATTTCTATCACAAGAAAGGCAAGCACATCATCACCAGTAAGACTGAACATAAAGCCGTTCTTGATACCTGTCGCCAATTAGAGCGCGAAGGTTTCGAAGTGACTTATTTAGAGCCTGCGGCTAACGGCATCATTCCGATGGAACGTTTAGAAGCGGCAATGCGTGACGACACTATCCTTGTCAGCATCATGCACGTGAATAACGAAATCGGTGTGATCCACGATATCGATGCAATCGGTGAGCTATGCCGTTCAAAAGGCATTATTTTCCACATGGATGCAGCGCAAAGTGCAGGCAAAGTGCCTATCGATGTGCAAGCCACTAAAGTGGATTTGATCTCGATTTCTGGTCACAAAATGTATGGCCCTAAAGGTATCGGCGCGCTATATGTTCGTCGTAAGCCACGCATTCGCCTAGAAGCGCAAATGCACGGTGGTGGTCATGAGCGTGGTATGCGTAGCGGTACGTTACCAACGCATCAAATCGTAGGTTTAGGTGAAGCTGCTGCAATCGCAAAAGCGGAAATGGCCTCTGATGACGCTCGTATCGGTGCATTACGTGACAAATTATGGAATGGCATCAAGCACATTGAAGAAACCTATATCAATGGTGATGCGATTGAGCGCGTTAGCGGTAGCCTCAACGTCAGCTTCAACTATGTTGAAGGCGAGTCGTTAATGATGGCACTGAAAGATTTAGCGGTTTCATCGGGTTCGGCATGTACCTCAGCCAGCCTAGAGCCTAGCTACGTATTACGTGCGCTTGGCTTAAACGATGAAATGGCACATAGCTCGATTCGTTTCTCTATCGGCCGTTTCACAACCGAAGAAGAAATTGATCACGCTATCGAAGTAATTACTCAATCTATTGATAAATTAAGAGAAATGTCTCCTTTGTGGGAAATGTTTAAAGATGGAATCGACCTGAACCAAGTTCAATGGGCACATCATTAA